CCTTATGCGACGCATGCGCACTCTCGCCGCCTCCGCGGCCTTCGCCGCCCTGCTCGGCGCCCCGCTCGCGTTCGGGCCAGTCGCGCAGGCTGCGGCTGCGCCCGCGGACGGGTGCGCCAAGGGCAACGTGTGCCTGTACTCGGCCAAGAACGCGCGGGGCACCATCGTCTGGCAGGCTCCGCTCTCGCAGATCCAGGGCTCCGACATCACCAACGTCAAGCCGACGGTGCAGGCGGCGTCGGTGCGCACGCCGCTGCCTGCCGGTGGCGACTGCTCGGTGGGCCTGTTCCCCGGATCCGGCCTCGGCGGCGACGCGAAGTGGGCCAACGGGCGCGCCACCAACCTGACCGACCCCGGCAGCAACGCGCCCATCGCGGTCGCCTCGATGTACGTGGACTGCGGCTGACCCAGACACCGGCAACAACTGCCGGAGGTAGCGATCACCTCCGATGGCATCTACATGCGCAGCAGCCTCCAGCCGGCTGCCGTCGCCCGACTCACCCCCCTCCGAATGGCGCGATCTCGTCGCTGCCATCAGGGCGGGCGAGTTCGACCACCAACTCCGGGGTAGCGAACCCATCATGAACACGACCATGCGAAACGTGCTGGTGACCGTTGCGACCGTGGCGGCCCTCGGTGCCGCCGCCGCCCCGGCTGCCGTCGCCGCTCCCTCCTCCGCCTCCACGCACGCCCAGACCCGTAACCCCAGCACCGTCAAGGCTGCCGCCTACAACCAGGCCCGCAGCATCCTCGCCCAGGCCGGCAGCCAGACCGCCGCCAAGTCCCACCCCGTCCACGGCAAGCCCGACGTCCCCGTCTCCTACGGCACGTCGCTCCTCGCCTCCGCCCGGGACGAGTTCCGTGCCGCGGACAAGAACCTCCCCCCGAAGGACAAGAAGTCCGACATGTCGATCGCCCACTACAACGCCATCCACAGCGCCGCCAAGACCATGGGCATCGACCGCTGGTAACTCTCACCGTTTCCCGGACGCCCGCGCCCTCCCCGGGTGCGGGCGTCTGCCTCCCCTGCCAATTCGGGCCCGAACGCGACCAAGGCCCGGGCGACGTTTGAGTCACCCGGGCCCCGCTTCCTACCGGCCGTACCCCTGTCACCGCCGGTAGAAGACACTCCTCGACCAGAAGAAGCCCACCAGCGTCAGCCCGGTGCACCAGGCCAGCGCGCTCCACGCGCTGTTCCCGATCTCCGTCCCCATCAACAACCCCCGCAGGGTCTCGATGATGGGCGTGAACGGCTGGTACTCGGCGAACCACCGCAGCGCGGTCGGCATCGAGTCCGGCGGCACGATCGCGCTGCCGATGAACGGCAGGAACGTCAGGGGCAGCGGCGTGTTGCTCGCGCTCTCCGGTGTCTTCGACACCAGGCCGATCCCCGCCGAGATCCAGGTCAGCGCCAGAATCACGAAGACCAGGAGCCCGATCGCCGCCAGCCACTCCACCGGACCGGCACTCGACCGGAACCCCATCGCGAAGGCCGCGCCGATCACCAGGGTCAGCGCGATGACCGTCTGTATCAGGCTCCCGACCACATGCCCCGTCAGGAACGCCGACCGCGAAATCGCCATCGTCCGGAACCGGTTGACGATCCCCTCGGTCATGTCGACGCACACGCCGACCGCCGTGGCCACCGACCCCGCCGTCGCCGCCATCAGCACGATCCCCGGCGTGACGTAGTCGATGTAGCTCCCGCCCCCGATCCCCGCTCCCAACGCGTCCCCGTAGGCGTAGTTGAAGAGCAGCAGGATCATCACGGGCATCAACACGACCGAGAACGTCATCGCCGGATACCGCAGCGCGTGCTTCAGGTTCCGCCGCAGCATGGTCAGCGAGTCGCTGACCACGTAGCTCATCGAAGCGCTCATCGCGCACCCTCCCCCGTCAGCGTGAGGAACACGTCGTCCAGGTCCGCCGTCTCCACGACCAGCGACTCCGCCCGCACCGACGCGTTGTCGAGCGCGTCCAGAACCGCCTTCACCGTG
The nucleotide sequence above comes from Streptomyces kaniharaensis. Encoded proteins:
- a CDS encoding ABC transporter permease, giving the protein MSASMSYVVSDSLTMLRRNLKHALRYPAMTFSVVLMPVMILLLFNYAYGDALGAGIGGGSYIDYVTPGIVLMAATAGSVATAVGVCVDMTEGIVNRFRTMAISRSAFLTGHVVGSLIQTVIALTLVIGAAFAMGFRSSAGPVEWLAAIGLLVFVILALTWISAGIGLVSKTPESASNTPLPLTFLPFIGSAIVPPDSMPTALRWFAEYQPFTPIIETLRGLLMGTEIGNSAWSALAWCTGLTLVGFFWSRSVFYRR